GTCTCTTAAAGGGTTATTGCCCCGTTCCTGGTAATTGGCGGTTGCTTTTTCAATGGGTTATATGTTCGTAAAGCTGGTATAATTTCGAGCAGCCTTAGTTTGGGTTAATTGAGAGATAGATAACCATGGCAAGAGTTAAATTAGACCTGCCGGAAGAATTTGTTTTCTTCACGGAAATCCCTCTAAGGGTTAATGACATAAACTACGGAGGCCATTTAGGGCATGACTCTATACTTACTCTGACCCATGAAGCCCGGGTCAGACTGCTCCGTAGATACGGCTTTACCGAAATGGATGTTGATGGCCCCGGCTTGATCGTCTCTGATGCGGTTATAGTGTACAAATCCGAGGCATTTTACGGCGAAACTATGAGGATCGAAGTGGCGGCTTCCGACTTCAGCCAGTACGGTTGCGATTTTCTCTACAAGATCAGCGAGAAGGAAACGGGCAGAGAGGTGGCCAGGGCCAAGACCGGGATAGTCTTTTTTGATTATAAGGAAAGAAAGGTGGCTTTGGTTCCGGAGAAGTTTAAAGAGATTTTTCTCAAATAGGATTGGCATAAGGGGCGGTTCTTCTACCGCCCCTTAAACTTCCTAAGCCTTTTCTACGATCATTGCTATCCCCATGCCACCGCCGATGCAAAGTGAGGCCAGACCTCTTTTTGCTTTTCTTCTTTTCATCTCGTGGAGGAGTTTAGTCAATATGATGGCGCCCGAGGCTCCGATCGGATGGCCTAGGGCAATGGCGCCGCCATTCACGTTTATCCTCTCTTCCGGAATGGGCAGGTCTCTGAGCACGGCCAAGGACTGTACGGCAAAGGCTTCGTTGAGCTCGAATAGGTCGATGTCGTCTAAGGAAAGTCCGGCCTTATCCAGAGCCTTTTGAATAGCTGGCACCGGTCCGATTCCCATGATGGATGGCTCGACACCGGCAACTGCATAGGCTACTACTGCACCCATGGGCTTGAGTCCCAGTGCTTTTGCTTTGTCCGCGCTGGCCACCAGCATTGCCGCAGCTCCGTCGTTGATCCCGGATGCGTTTCCAGCGGTGACGGTTCCCCCTACCTTAAACACCGGGCGTAATGCGGCCAGGCTTTGCGGTGTTGTATCTCCCCTGACGTGCTCATCCTTCTCGAAGGGAATAGGGTCCCCTTTCCTCTGGGGCACCATGACCGGGACAATCTCGTCCTTAAACTTTCCTTCTTCCTGGGCCGCCTTAGCTTTCATTTGGCTCTTGTAAGCGAATTCATCCTGTTCTTCCCTGGTAATGTTATATATCTCTGCCAGGTTTTCTGCGGTAACTCCCATGTGGTAGTTATTAAAGATGTCCCATAGCCCGTCATAGACCATCCCGTCGACTATTTCATCCTTGGGCATAGCCATTCTGTAACCATAACGTGCTTTCTGAAGATAAAACGGCGCTGCGCTCATGTTTTCGATTCCACCAGCCAATACTAACTCCGCGTCTCCGGCCTTGATTGCCTGAGCGGCCAGGGCGACGGACTGAAGTCCGGAACCGCAAACCCGGTTGATTGTGAATGCCGGGGTCTGTATGTTGAGTCCCGCATTGAGCGCAACCTGTCTGGAAGGGTTCATTCCCTGTCCTGCAGAGAGAATGTTTCCCATGATACAGTCTTCGATCTCTTTTGGGTCGATTTCGGTTCGGTTTAAAATCTCTTTGACAACCGTAGCACCCAGCGTAGGAGCTGGGAAATCTTTGAGGGTTCCACTGAACGTTCCAATTGCTGTTCTTAAGGGCTCGCAAATGACTACCTTCTGCATGGCATTTAACCTCCTTAGAATTTTTAATGCGTTGGATGGCTTTTGTTGGAGTGTACCCAAGAAAGTGTGCATTTGCAAAATGAAACCGGCTAT
This DNA window, taken from Thermodesulfobacteriota bacterium, encodes the following:
- a CDS encoding acetyl-CoA C-acetyltransferase; its protein translation is MQKVVICEPLRTAIGTFSGTLKDFPAPTLGATVVKEILNRTEIDPKEIEDCIMGNILSAGQGMNPSRQVALNAGLNIQTPAFTINRVCGSGLQSVALAAQAIKAGDAELVLAGGIENMSAAPFYLQKARYGYRMAMPKDEIVDGMVYDGLWDIFNNYHMGVTAENLAEIYNITREEQDEFAYKSQMKAKAAQEEGKFKDEIVPVMVPQRKGDPIPFEKDEHVRGDTTPQSLAALRPVFKVGGTVTAGNASGINDGAAAMLVASADKAKALGLKPMGAVVAYAVAGVEPSIMGIGPVPAIQKALDKAGLSLDDIDLFELNEAFAVQSLAVLRDLPIPEERINVNGGAIALGHPIGASGAIILTKLLHEMKRRKAKRGLASLCIGGGMGIAMIVEKA
- a CDS encoding thioesterase family protein produces the protein MARVKLDLPEEFVFFTEIPLRVNDINYGGHLGHDSILTLTHEARVRLLRRYGFTEMDVDGPGLIVSDAVIVYKSEAFYGETMRIEVAASDFSQYGCDFLYKISEKETGREVARAKTGIVFFDYKERKVALVPEKFKEIFLK